In uncultured Methanobrevibacter sp., the following proteins share a genomic window:
- a CDS encoding C1 family peptidase — MNKIRLAFLFSLICLLIFIPASFAMDNDTSVISADSVSDDYYFDANIENDNGNGSIYNPYKTLYSNRIHDNSVIHLADGEYELDSVSYTNNVTIRGTNPEKTIVSFNGIGFNLRGSLTLSNLTLYNLGVSASLNNLTATNTIFTGFLSSSNNVISSQSNVVLTNCSLIGNSANIGGAISMNGGKLTLIDSLLKDNNAVSWGGAVSAENGAVIEIDNSRFINDCSKEDEGGAIYLENSELIAKNLQISNCSATIGGAILSVNSKLNINNLTAKNNKAKYYGGVIYSIYNSFSIIGSTLINNSASYGGAIFADGVEDFRINHNNFIDNNAIEGDAVFSLLSDFYYDSLYDEALKNKFINNDAYVARELNMTFNNNYGVIYKLNSSPVDVLPSYYNLRDLGQVSSVKTQGNGGNCWAFSALAALESSILKSTGIELDLSEENIKNIMSKYSSYGWSMETNVGGYDKMALGYFAGWLGPVNESMDVYNPKSLLSPLLPASIHIQNIGLLSRDNYTDNDAIKRAIMDYGAVSTSIYWSSANLKNKYNHYYSGQSTSNHAVAIVGWDDNYSKDNFKNTPPGDGAWIIKNSYGSSSGDNGFYYVSYYDTRCAQPGKFSSYVFILNDTIKYDKIYQYDVQGRSDYFYNYSDTVWYKNKFKSESDEYLAATSTIFEKQSKWDLSVYVNNVLKVSKSGESSPGYKTIDLGRFIPVKKGDIFEIIFKVKVDANASVPIAEAVSFNQETYHENISFISYDGKKWTDFYDLEWTFPDHTYASQVACIKAFTILNPINTHIDLSLTNIGTASCDVVARVFDEYGNIVNYGNVVFTIAGASNTVAIKDGIAKYNGAIIKDGINRFAAKFSETGYVLSSNFTLISNPLINTTVELTLSDSTIQNPVVVNANVKDQYGNPAQSGKVTFNIEGVNYTAGVNEGIASMTHIFKTSGIKDIFATYNDLYCYNPSTSNKSTTVSIHDAFVEITTDSQYNPVTIIANVVDESGNRINRGNVTFTVEEINYIAGVQNGLANITHVFKKVGNMKITAVYTDESYLYNSNASEIYARISLKNTYVDVNMKDYNVNNPVNISCTVKDIDGNPVKEGTVYFDLPDKHKEVEVINGAASIEYVFKNTGINDVSIRYVDGYYYSASSKSIALNVSKINAALSLSPQMVKDSLIITAGVSKAIDDHVEIYVNGKYYIIKLNKGQAILTLNDVAPGNYLIKANLNSYAYASNNVEQEFKVNPRSTIITLNTDSFHFNKDIYCPVTLTDEFDNIIANAKVSLSVNGRTFNAVTNKSGVALIKFNANAEDYNINISFAGNDKYMRTSLAKKITVQSSINLPEITKYTFNSNYLAVLFDGEGKVVKNKNVKILVNDKEYQNSTNASGVLNFNIGLSVGSYTISVTNPVTGEVKTQNINVVARITENKPLTMYYGAGSSYKVKVHDDNGNVAKGVKVTFTINGKTYTRTTNSNGYASFKITLNPKTYTITANYKGYKVSNKVVVKPTLILKDRTVKKSRTFSYTVKLLNNKGKIIKSKYVTVKFKGKTYKAKTNSKGIATYKIKLNSKVGKFTLTASYGSAKISKKITVK, encoded by the coding sequence TTGAATAAAATTAGATTAGCATTTTTGTTTTCATTAATCTGTTTATTGATTTTTATCCCTGCAAGCTTTGCAATGGATAATGATACAAGTGTCATCAGTGCAGATTCAGTATCTGATGATTATTATTTCGATGCAAATATTGAAAATGATAACGGTAATGGATCAATTTATAATCCTTACAAAACATTATACTCAAATAGAATACATGATAATTCAGTTATCCATTTAGCCGATGGTGAGTATGAGTTGGATTCTGTCAGTTATACAAATAATGTTACAATCAGAGGAACAAATCCCGAAAAGACCATAGTCTCTTTTAATGGTATTGGATTTAATTTAAGAGGATCTTTGACATTATCTAATTTAACCTTGTATAATTTAGGGGTAAGTGCTTCATTAAACAATTTAACTGCAACAAATACAATTTTTACAGGATTTTTATCCTCTTCAAATAATGTGATCTCTTCACAGTCCAATGTGGTGCTGACAAACTGCTCATTAATTGGCAATTCTGCCAATATTGGAGGAGCCATTTCTATGAATGGAGGTAAATTAACCCTCATTGATTCATTATTAAAGGATAATAATGCAGTTTCATGGGGTGGTGCAGTTTCCGCTGAAAATGGTGCTGTCATTGAAATTGATAACTCCCGATTCATCAATGACTGCTCTAAAGAGGATGAAGGAGGAGCAATTTATCTTGAAAACTCTGAGCTGATTGCCAAAAATCTCCAGATAAGCAACTGTTCTGCAACTATTGGTGGAGCAATTCTTTCCGTAAACTCAAAATTAAACATCAATAATTTAACAGCCAAAAATAATAAGGCAAAATACTATGGTGGAGTCATATACAGTATTTATAATAGCTTTTCTATAATAGGTTCTACATTAATTAACAATTCTGCAAGTTATGGTGGTGCGATATTTGCCGATGGTGTTGAAGATTTCAGAATAAACCATAACAATTTCATTGACAATAATGCAATTGAAGGTGATGCGGTATTTTCTCTTTTAAGTGATTTTTACTATGATTCTCTTTATGATGAGGCTTTAAAAAATAAGTTCATTAATAATGATGCATATGTTGCCCGTGAACTGAACATGACCTTTAACAATAATTATGGTGTAATATATAAGTTAAATTCATCTCCTGTAGATGTTTTGCCTTCCTATTACAATTTAAGGGATTTAGGCCAGGTTTCTTCTGTTAAAACTCAGGGAAATGGTGGAAACTGTTGGGCTTTTTCTGCATTGGCTGCTTTAGAATCTTCCATTTTAAAATCAACAGGTATTGAGCTTGATTTATCAGAAGAAAACATTAAAAACATAATGTCAAAATATTCCTCTTACGGATGGTCAATGGAAACCAATGTTGGAGGATATGACAAAATGGCCTTAGGATATTTTGCCGGATGGTTAGGGCCGGTCAATGAAAGTATGGATGTTTACAATCCAAAATCACTGTTATCTCCATTGTTACCAGCTTCCATTCACATTCAAAATATTGGACTTTTATCAAGAGATAACTACACTGATAATGATGCAATCAAAAGGGCAATAATGGATTATGGTGCTGTTTCAACCAGTATCTACTGGAGCAGTGCCAATCTAAAAAATAAATATAATCATTATTACTCCGGTCAAAGCACATCAAACCATGCTGTTGCAATTGTTGGATGGGATGATAATTACAGTAAGGATAACTTTAAAAATACTCCTCCTGGAGACGGGGCATGGATTATCAAAAACAGTTATGGTTCCAGTTCTGGAGATAACGGATTCTACTATGTTTCATATTATGATACCAGATGTGCACAGCCAGGAAAGTTTAGTTCATATGTTTTTATTCTAAATGATACAATAAAATACGACAAGATTTACCAGTATGATGTCCAGGGAAGATCTGATTACTTCTATAACTATAGCGATACTGTTTGGTATAAAAACAAATTCAAATCAGAATCAGATGAATATCTGGCTGCCACATCAACAATTTTTGAAAAACAAAGCAAATGGGATTTATCAGTTTATGTAAATAATGTGTTGAAAGTATCAAAATCAGGTGAATCCTCTCCAGGTTATAAAACAATAGACCTGGGCCGATTTATTCCTGTTAAAAAAGGCGATATTTTTGAAATTATATTTAAGGTAAAAGTTGATGCCAATGCAAGTGTACCTATTGCTGAAGCAGTTTCATTCAATCAGGAAACCTATCATGAAAATATTTCATTCATCAGTTATGACGGTAAAAAATGGACTGACTTCTATGATTTGGAATGGACATTTCCAGACCACACCTATGCTTCACAGGTAGCCTGCATTAAAGCGTTTACAATATTAAATCCTATTAATACTCATATTGATTTAAGTCTTACAAATATTGGAACTGCCTCATGTGATGTTGTTGCAAGGGTTTTCGATGAATATGGAAATATCGTTAATTATGGTAATGTAGTTTTCACTATTGCTGGCGCTTCAAATACTGTTGCCATTAAAGACGGAATTGCTAAATACAACGGCGCTATAATCAAAGATGGAATCAACAGATTCGCTGCTAAATTCAGCGAAACAGGTTATGTTTTATCAAGTAATTTCACATTAATAAGCAATCCGTTAATCAACACAACTGTTGAGTTAACATTATCTGATTCAACAATCCAAAATCCTGTAGTTGTCAATGCTAATGTTAAAGACCAATACGGAAATCCAGCACAAAGCGGAAAGGTTACTTTCAATATTGAAGGCGTAAATTATACTGCTGGAGTTAATGAGGGAATTGCCAGTATGACTCATATATTCAAAACCAGCGGTATAAAAGATATTTTCGCTACATACAATGATTTGTACTGTTATAATCCGTCCACCAGCAATAAATCTACTACCGTTTCAATTCATGATGCTTTTGTTGAAATAACTACAGACAGCCAATACAATCCTGTAACAATTATCGCTAATGTAGTGGATGAGTCTGGAAACAGGATTAATAGGGGAAATGTGACTTTCACAGTTGAAGAAATTAACTACATTGCAGGCGTGCAGAACGGTTTGGCAAACATCACTCATGTCTTTAAAAAAGTTGGAAACATGAAAATAACTGCAGTCTATACTGATGAATCATATCTTTACAATTCAAATGCTAGTGAAATTTATGCTAGAATCAGTCTGAAAAATACATATGTGGATGTCAATATGAAGGATTATAATGTCAACAATCCTGTCAATATCAGCTGTACCGTTAAAGATATTGATGGAAATCCTGTAAAGGAAGGTACCGTTTATTTTGATTTGCCTGATAAGCATAAGGAAGTTGAAGTGATAAACGGTGCTGCAAGCATTGAATATGTATTTAAAAATACTGGAATAAATGATGTTTCAATCAGATATGTTGACGGTTATTATTATTCTGCCTCATCAAAAAGCATTGCCCTTAATGTTTCAAAAATCAATGCTGCCTTGTCTTTAAGCCCTCAAATGGTAAAGGACTCTCTGATAATTACTGCAGGTGTTTCAAAAGCAATTGATGATCATGTTGAAATTTACGTAAACGGCAAATATTACATTATTAAATTAAATAAAGGTCAGGCTATATTGACTTTAAATGATGTGGCTCCCGGCAATTATTTAATCAAAGCAAATCTGAACAGTTATGCATACGCTTCAAATAATGTCGAACAGGAATTCAAGGTTAATCCTAGATCAACAATAATAACTCTCAATACAGATTCATTCCATTTCAACAAGGATATCTACTGTCCGGTCACTTTAACTGATGAGTTTGACAATATCATTGCCAATGCTAAAGTTTCACTGTCAGTCAATGGAAGAACATTCAATGCAGTTACAAATAAATCAGGCGTAGCATTAATCAAGTTCAATGCAAATGCAGAAGATTATAATATCAATATTTCATTTGCAGGCAATGATAAATATATGCGTACCAGTTTAGCTAAAAAAATCACAGTACAATCTTCTATTAACCTGCCTGAAATTACAAAATACACTTTTAACTCCAATTATCTTGCGGTTCTCTTTGACGGTGAAGGAAAAGTAGTTAAAAATAAAAACGTTAAAATCCTTGTCAATGATAAGGAATATCAAAACTCAACCAATGCTAGTGGAGTTTTAAACTTTAACATTGGCCTGTCTGTTGGAAGTTACACAATTTCTGTTACAAACCCTGTAACTGGTGAAGTTAAAACTCAAAATATCAATGTAGTTGCCCGTATAACTGAAAATAAGCCATTGACAATGTATTATGGTGCAGGATCAAGTTATAAAGTAAAAGTACATGATGACAACGGAAATGTTGCAAAAGGTGTTAAAGTGACATTTACAATAAACGGCAAGACATACACAAGAACTACCAATTCAAATGGTTATGCTTCATTTAAAATCACTTTAAATCCAAAAACTTATACTATCACAGCCAATTATAAGGGTTATAAGGTATCCAACAAGGTGGTAGTAAAACCTACATTGATTTTAAAGGACAGGACTGTTAAGAAATCAAGAACATTCTCCTATACTGTTAAATTACTTAACAATAAGGGAAAAATCATAAAAAGCAAGTATGTTACTGTAAAATTCAAAGGAAAAACATACAAGGCTAAAACCAACTCAAAAGGAATAGCTACATATAAAATAAAGCTCAATTCCAAAGTTGGAAAATTCACTTTAACTGCCAGTTATGGTTCTGCAAAAATAAGTAAAAAGATAACAGTTAAATAA
- a CDS encoding thymidylate synthase, which produces MLNINQCYLDFVDKILKQGKETYKDSNHHLVESLGNFYIIDDPFDLKFRAKYQHYTPEMLLSDIKSGKFDMEGCPIKSDALYEYVKSAENPDDQGFVYTYPNRIYAHFDVDQFNTMKQRILTATGSNRAVAVTIDPQLDADREDIPCLQFLQCLVRENELTIHCIFRSNDIFGAFYSNMFFIAYLGLKMKEEVNKEIVGEKLNFGGVHYHSTSGHIYNTDLKAARNLIKANK; this is translated from the coding sequence ATGTTAAATATAAATCAATGTTACTTGGATTTTGTTGATAAAATCTTAAAACAAGGAAAGGAAACTTATAAAGACTCAAATCACCATTTGGTTGAAAGTTTAGGAAATTTTTATATAATTGATGACCCATTTGATTTGAAATTCAGAGCCAAATATCAGCACTACACTCCTGAAATGCTATTGAGTGACATCAAATCAGGAAAATTTGATATGGAAGGTTGTCCGATTAAAAGTGATGCATTATATGAATATGTTAAATCCGCTGAAAACCCTGATGACCAGGGATTCGTATACACATATCCTAATCGTATTTATGCACATTTTGATGTTGACCAGTTCAACACAATGAAACAAAGGATTTTAACTGCAACCGGGTCAAACAGAGCAGTTGCCGTTACTATTGATCCTCAATTGGATGCAGACAGGGAAGACATTCCATGTCTACAGTTCCTGCAATGTCTTGTGCGTGAAAATGAGTTAACCATCCATTGCATATTCAGAAGCAACGATATTTTCGGTGCATTCTATTCAAACATGTTTTTCATTGCATATCTAGGATTGAAAATGAAAGAAGAAGTCAACAAGGAAATTGTTGGTGAAAAATTAAACTTCGGTGGAGTTCACTACCACTCAACCTCAGGCCATATCTATAACACTGATTTAAAAGCAGCCCGTAACTTAATAAAAGCAAATAAATAA
- a CDS encoding ABC transporter ATP-binding protein, with protein sequence MSPRPIRRKPPEKPVDNKKAIKNILSLLADHKFKLIVSIVCAILSTLFTIIAPMMIGQATTIIYDGIQNMIHHTGSVDIAGLYNILIIVTALYVISSVFSYLQSYLLIRISTKISYDLRERMMEKITHLPMDKVDENKRGDILSRITNDVDSLQNGITQSFIQLTTAVITLVGVFIMMLFINIWMTLATIVLIPIAFIVIRFITKYSQSYFLKQLVYKGSINAQIEETFTGHDIIRAFNQEDISMEKFEEDNEKWFDQEWKSQFYSSLNGPLMNFISNFAYVVIAVLGAIFALQRAITVGDILAFFQYVQSFTRPIQQITRVMHQIQTAMAASERIFEFLEYDNEANPSTKEIREIRDGITFENVTFGYTSDEKILKDLSFDVKKGEKIAIVGETGAGKTTIVKLLMRFYDIDSGSIKIDGVDITEYDKNSLRSLIGMVLQDSWLFSDTIESNIHYGNLNSSHDDVVEASKQAYTDNFIRQLPEGYNTVLNEDTDNISHGQKQLLTIARTIISTKEVLILDEATSSVDTRTEKLIQKAMDKLMENKTSFIIAHRLSTIRNADKIIVIENGKIIEQGNHEELLAKKGYYYNTLNTQSKENSI encoded by the coding sequence ATGAGTCCAAGACCAATTCGAAGAAAGCCTCCGGAAAAGCCTGTTGATAATAAAAAAGCGATTAAAAACATTCTGTCATTACTTGCAGACCATAAGTTCAAACTGATAGTAAGCATAGTCTGTGCCATACTTTCAACGCTTTTCACGATTATAGCTCCGATGATGATAGGTCAGGCAACTACAATAATCTATGACGGAATCCAAAACATGATTCATCATACAGGTTCTGTTGACATTGCAGGTTTATACAACATCCTGATAATCGTAACAGCCCTTTATGTAATAAGTTCAGTGTTTTCCTACCTGCAAAGCTATCTTTTAATAAGGATATCAACTAAAATCAGCTATGATTTAAGGGAAAGGATGATGGAAAAGATTACCCATCTTCCAATGGATAAAGTTGATGAAAACAAAAGAGGAGACATTCTCTCAAGAATAACAAATGATGTCGATTCACTTCAAAATGGAATTACACAGTCATTCATTCAGCTGACCACTGCAGTAATTACTCTAGTCGGAGTATTCATAATGATGCTGTTCATCAATATCTGGATGACACTAGCTACAATTGTCCTTATTCCGATAGCATTTATAGTAATCAGGTTCATTACAAAATATTCCCAAAGCTATTTTTTAAAGCAGCTGGTTTACAAGGGTTCAATAAATGCTCAAATCGAGGAGACATTCACAGGTCATGACATCATACGTGCATTCAACCAGGAAGACATATCCATGGAAAAATTCGAAGAGGACAATGAAAAATGGTTTGACCAGGAATGGAAATCACAATTCTATTCCAGCCTTAACGGACCTCTGATGAACTTCATTTCCAATTTTGCATATGTGGTAATTGCTGTTCTGGGAGCGATATTTGCACTTCAAAGAGCAATTACTGTCGGTGACATTCTGGCATTTTTCCAATATGTCCAAAGCTTTACCAGACCAATTCAACAGATTACAAGAGTAATGCATCAGATTCAAACCGCAATGGCCGCATCTGAACGTATATTCGAATTTCTGGAATATGACAACGAGGCAAATCCATCAACTAAAGAGATTAGAGAAATCAGAGACGGAATCACCTTTGAAAACGTTACATTCGGATACACCTCAGATGAAAAAATACTGAAAGATTTATCATTTGATGTTAAAAAAGGTGAAAAGATAGCTATTGTAGGTGAAACCGGAGCGGGAAAAACCACAATCGTCAAGCTACTAATGAGATTTTATGACATAGATTCAGGTTCCATCAAAATAGACGGCGTCGACATTACAGAATATGACAAAAACTCTCTGCGCTCATTGATTGGAATGGTGCTGCAGGATTCCTGGCTATTTTCAGACACCATTGAAAGCAACATTCATTACGGTAACTTAAACTCTTCACATGACGATGTAGTTGAAGCATCAAAGCAGGCATATACAGATAACTTCATAAGACAGCTCCCCGAAGGCTACAACACCGTTTTAAATGAGGATACAGACAACATATCCCACGGACAAAAACAGCTTCTGACAATAGCTAGAACAATCATTTCCACAAAGGAAGTTCTGATTTTGGATGAAGCGACATCAAGCGTTGATACAAGAACTGAAAAGTTAATTCAAAAAGCAATGGACAAGCTGATGGAAAACAAGACCAGCTTCATTATTGCACACAGACTGTCCACCATCAGAAATGCTGATAAGATTATTGTGATTGAAAACGGCAAAATAATCGAACAGGGAAATCATGAAGAGCTTTTAGCCAAAAAAGGATATTATTACAATACTTTGAATACCCAATCCAAAGAGAATTCAATCTAA
- a CDS encoding ABC transporter ATP-binding protein, which produces MKKLISPMKNKIGYIFAIFLFLLVQVYCDLTLPQYTANIVNTGIQNTDFNYIAAIGEMMLLMVAISALATIAVSYFSSRVSSGYAKDLRKIVYSKVLKFSNHELNEISRSSLITRSTNDINQLQSILGMIFTTLIFAPMLGVGSIIKAFELGTDLSWIIAVTFITVIIVLIVIMVKVIPYFKITQEIIDKINKTSREILIGIPVIKAFVRQDYEEAKFQKINREFYDVNIYVFKIVLISMPLMTLIMNVMVVVILFYGAYDAISGSILTGDIIAFIQYATQIVTSFLMIGAFFIILPRILVSARRINEVLTTELTITDGDLTEISPNSSIEFKNVCYKYPGSEKETLKDINFRLKPGKTTAIIGGTGSGKSTILNLIPRLQDPTSGEILIDGENIKNFKLKNLREKISFTPQKAILFQGTVKSNLQTGKNNATDDEINHALSLAQVDFVENLDEEVTQGGSNFSGGQKQRLSIARAIIGKHEFYLFDDCFSALDMNTERKIKENLKNLKESSVLIVSQRISTIMDADEILVIDNGEIVDRGTHTTLVENSDIYREIANTQIDSMEAAL; this is translated from the coding sequence ATGAAAAAATTAATCTCTCCGATGAAAAATAAAATCGGTTACATTTTTGCCATATTCCTGTTTTTACTTGTTCAGGTCTACTGTGATTTGACACTGCCGCAGTATACTGCAAATATTGTAAATACAGGTATTCAAAACACCGATTTTAATTATATTGCAGCCATTGGAGAGATGATGCTTTTGATGGTGGCAATATCTGCTCTTGCAACTATTGCAGTGTCCTATTTTTCAAGCAGAGTTTCATCAGGCTATGCAAAGGATCTGAGAAAAATAGTCTATTCAAAAGTTTTAAAGTTCTCAAATCATGAACTGAATGAAATTTCAAGATCTTCTCTTATTACAAGGTCAACCAATGACATCAACCAGCTTCAAAGCATTCTTGGAATGATTTTTACAACACTCATATTCGCTCCGATGCTGGGTGTAGGAAGTATCATTAAAGCCTTTGAACTTGGAACAGACCTTTCATGGATTATTGCAGTTACATTCATAACCGTCATTATTGTTCTTATAGTCATTATGGTAAAGGTGATTCCCTACTTTAAGATAACACAGGAAATCATTGATAAAATCAACAAGACATCAAGAGAAATTTTAATTGGAATACCAGTAATCAAAGCCTTTGTAAGGCAGGATTACGAAGAGGCGAAATTCCAGAAAATCAACAGGGAGTTTTACGATGTCAATATTTACGTCTTTAAAATAGTCCTCATATCAATGCCTCTGATGACACTGATAATGAATGTGATGGTTGTCGTCATATTATTCTATGGAGCATATGATGCAATAAGCGGGTCAATCCTTACCGGAGACATCATAGCATTCATTCAATATGCAACACAAATCGTCACATCATTTTTAATGATAGGAGCATTTTTCATCATCCTTCCAAGGATACTTGTTTCCGCAAGACGTATCAATGAAGTTCTAACAACCGAACTGACAATAACCGACGGTGATTTGACTGAAATTTCACCAAATTCATCTATTGAATTTAAAAACGTATGCTACAAATATCCTGGAAGTGAAAAGGAAACTTTAAAAGACATTAACTTCAGACTGAAACCAGGAAAAACCACTGCAATCATTGGAGGAACAGGAAGCGGAAAGTCAACCATATTAAATCTCATACCAAGACTGCAGGACCCTACTTCAGGCGAAATTCTAATTGACGGTGAAAACATCAAAAACTTCAAGCTGAAAAATCTAAGGGAAAAAATCAGCTTTACTCCTCAAAAGGCCATTCTGTTTCAGGGAACAGTTAAATCCAACCTGCAGACCGGAAAAAACAATGCAACAGATGATGAAATTAACCATGCATTAAGCCTTGCACAGGTCGATTTTGTAGAAAACCTTGATGAAGAGGTAACACAGGGAGGTTCCAATTTTTCAGGCGGTCAAAAACAGCGCCTTTCAATAGCCAGAGCCATTATAGGCAAACATGAATTTTACCTCTTTGACGACTGCTTTTCAGCTCTTGACATGAATACCGAGCGTAAAATCAAAGAAAATCTGAAAAATTTAAAAGAATCATCTGTTCTAATCGTTTCACAGAGAATTTCAACAATAATGGATGCCGATGAGATACTTGTAATAGATAACGGAGAGATAGTCGACAGAGGAACCCACACTACACTGGTTGAAAACTCCGATATTTACAGAGAAATCGCCAACACACAGATTGACAGCATGGAGGCAGCATTATGA